TGGAGGGACCTTCCAGGGACCTGATCCGATCACTGATGGAGGAAGTCCGGTGACCAACCCCGTGTGGCGGAAGTCCAGCCGCAGCGGCACCGAGCAGAACGCATGCGTCGAGGTCGCGCGGCTGGAGACCCGGGTGGGCGTCCGCGACAGCAAGAACATCGAAGGCGGTCATCTGGTGCTCGACCAGGCGGCGGTTCGTGCGCTGGTGGGCCACGCGAAGGCGGGAGACCTCGACCTTTGAGCTGACGTGCGGACGGCGCCGGCGGTGCCGGCGCCGGGGGCCGTCCGGTGTCTGGCTCGTGACCGCGGGCCTCAGGTCGTGGTTGAGGACGCGTTGTCGTCGGCTATCGGGGCGGCTCGGCTTCGTCGCCTACGGCTGGGATGTCCGGTTCCGCCTCGCCTGCGGCTGTGGCCAGGAGGGTGGTCGGCCATGACTCCGGGGCCGGGCCGAATGCACGGCGACCGGCCCGTACGGTGAGAGTGGCCACGGCGGCGTTGGCGCCACCACCGATCACCGCGCCGATACCGAACGGTGCCACTCGGCCGAGAACGATGATCCCCTGCTTGGTCCCGTATTTGGTGACGAAGTTCTTTCCCAAGATCTTGTTGATCTGACGCAACGTCTCGACCGGCACCTTGGCGACGACCTGACGTCCCCAGTGCTGCCCCGTGCGCTCGGCGACCTTGGAGATGGTGCCGGAGCCGGTCCCGCCGAGCATGATTCCCATCACGATCGTTCGACGGCGCTCGAGCTCGTCGATGGGGATTCCGTGGACCTCGGCGATCGACAGGGCGAAGAGAACGCTCAGCTCAAGGGATGAGAAGGCTTCGCCGGCCGACAGTGCGAGTGCCACTCCCGTGCCGACGCCGGGCGCGGCGGCGGTTCCTCCGACCGCGGCGCCCGTCCCGGTCAGGGCGCTGACGTACATCCGCTCCAGAGTGCGGATCGTCTGCGCCGGCGTCGCCTCCGGGTTCCGCTGGCGGGCCCGCGTGATGTTCTTGCGCACCAGCAGGCTCTGCGAATTGATCGCCCTGTCCAGGAGGTCGAGAACCCGCTGCTCACGTCCGGGTGTGACGGTTCGTGCGTTCGCTGGCCGCGCCCCAGGGCGGACCGCGCCCCGGGGCCGGGCGTCATGCCTCTTGGGCGCGGGCCTTCAGCCAGCGGTCGGCTGCCGTCGCGTTCATCGTGTAGAAGAGTTCCCGCTCGTAGCCCGGCTCGCTGCCGGGTTCCTCCGCCACGGTGATCGGCCAGTTGCGGCGCGCGTACTGCCTGCGCACGAAGCGGGTGAACGCCGAGAAGTTGCCCTGCAGGTTGGCCCTCTCCATGCCCAGGCGGCGCGCGAGTTCGGTGTAGCCGACGCCCTTGCCGGGCTCGTTCGCCAGAAGGTCGAGCACACGGGTGAACACCTGCGACGAGCTGAGCGGTTCGATCATCAGCCGCCGGAAGTCGTCCACGGTCCACTCGACCACCGGAAGCGGGTCGTCGCCCGACCAGCTCTTCGAGGGAGCCGCGGGGCCAGGGGAGGCAGCGGTTCCGGTCAGCTCGGCGAGATAGGCGTACACGTGCGAGACGTACTGGGCCGGTACGGGCACCGGGACGAACTGCGGCTGGTCTTCCTTCGTCATGCGCGCTCCTCGGCTCCTGCCAGTCCGGCCCGCTGCCCGACTGCATGGCCGACTATTGCACGGTAGAAATCACTACGTCTAGACGTTACTTGCCTCTAGTGACTGATAGTCCCGGGACGCGGCGCGGGCGCCGTCGCCAGGGGCGGGTGGGAGCGTAACGGGTCTGTACGTCCCGTCACCCCCCTCCTGGAGACGGGACGTACGGTCAGGGGGCGCCCTGGCGGGCGGTTTCGTGGAGCTGGACGATCTGCTCGCAGACTTCGGTGATGTCGGCGACGGGCATCCGGGTGAGTTCGCCCTCCTGGTCACACCAGTGGAAGGCGTCGCGTTCGCACCAGACGGTGAGGGCGCCGACGGCGAGCCCGGCGGGGGCGACGGGCAGTGGGGCGTCGAGGCCGCGGTCGGCCAGCAGGGCGCCCAGTTCCTCGATGGCGTGCGCGGGGACGGGCGACAGCGGGCGGCCGCGGCCGGCGCGGACCGGGACCGCGAACCAGGTGGCCTTGCCGGACACCTGCGGGGAGCGGAGGCGCGAGCGGGACGCGTGGTGGCCCCAGCGGCCGCCGGAGAGCATGTCGATGATGTCGAGGCCGCGGCCGTGTTCGGGCATCGGGCCGGTGGGGGGACGGCGGCGCCAGCAGCGGAGCTCGTCGAAGATCTTGACGACGAGTTCCTGGCGGCCGCGGCCGTCGCCGCGCCGGTAGACCCAGAGTTCGGCGCCGGCGGACGGCTTGCGACTGCCGTCGGCGGAGCGGGGGGTCCCGTGCTGGAGGGCGTTGGTGGCCAGCTCGCTGACCATCAGGGTCACCTCGGCCGTGTCGTGGACGCCGGCCTTGGGCAGCAGATTCGCGACGTGCGCGCGTGCGACGCCGGCGATCGTCTCGTCGGGGGGCAGGGGGAGGGCGGTGCAGCCGCCGTTCTCGAGCGTCCAGGGGACCCCGCACACCGTCGCCGCCTTCATCATGGTCGCCACCTCGGTGAAGTCGATTGATCTCTTCCGTGGCTACCGCCCACCGGCGCGTGAGAGCGGTAGGTGGTCCGGGGACGGCGCGGGCGAAATGACCCCGACAATCGCGACATAAGCCCTGCAGTTCCCGACTCGCTACCTGTGAATCACAGATTCAGTGTCGCACATGCGGCCCGACAAAACCTCGAACATGAGCA
The nucleotide sequence above comes from Actinomadura algeriensis. Encoded proteins:
- a CDS encoding ATP-binding protein, which encodes MMKAATVCGVPWTLENGGCTALPLPPDETIAGVARAHVANLLPKAGVHDTAEVTLMVSELATNALQHGTPRSADGSRKPSAGAELWVYRRGDGRGRQELVVKIFDELRCWRRRPPTGPMPEHGRGLDIIDMLSGGRWGHHASRSRLRSPQVSGKATWFAVPVRAGRGRPLSPVPAHAIEELGALLADRGLDAPLPVAPAGLAVGALTVWCERDAFHWCDQEGELTRMPVADITEVCEQIVQLHETARQGAP
- a CDS encoding DUF397 domain-containing protein translates to MTNPVWRKSSRSGTEQNACVEVARLETRVGVRDSKNIEGGHLVLDQAAVRALVGHAKAGDLDL
- a CDS encoding helix-turn-helix transcriptional regulator, with translation MTKEDQPQFVPVPVPAQYVSHVYAYLAELTGTAASPGPAAPSKSWSGDDPLPVVEWTVDDFRRLMIEPLSSSQVFTRVLDLLANEPGKGVGYTELARRLGMERANLQGNFSAFTRFVRRQYARRNWPITVAEEPGSEPGYERELFYTMNATAADRWLKARAQEA